From one Methylomonas paludis genomic stretch:
- a CDS encoding NAD-binding protein — protein MSKITHKLVKNEQNIVVFAIFSSIFLFGLAGLSDIWDFFHHPLVVTGDLAIWWTWLNQHWQEKLYQFAKFLLSTSAILALILAYLRQSGAYLDELRARLFLRNHTIIAGMNQRSIILAADLAHQGQSVVIITLDSKYDETLEIRKTGVCVLQGDATNPAVLRSAGFQHARNFVCITNQDDINIAMLEAARILLDQHAATQKPTCFCHIQSPLLRNHLEQLTIMGAQGAGHRFRLFSIEENTASELLRRFPPERHLALEQQAEGVHVAFLGRTELAFMLALQMAQSCHYWRADYQAQTMPRARLTIISPDAEKLLTSIRQLCPAIDNVLIIEAVTEAPDDYSILSAWINTQGKQLSQFYVGLADEITTLASAGQVLKLLKNQGLDKPGKVVAVMPLRPHPIKPRFWGVDANLAVLETLKSCQSDVLLSGVNDTLAQIAHQDYLDQALRNGKQLGERPALAAWDDLNEFLRAGTRQQIAHINIKLRALGWGLVKQHAVDRDQFLAAISAEQLEQIAEMEHRRWWAFHLIHGWTYAPKRDDSNLHHDCLLPYQQLSEHVKQYDRSTVQNIPELCRKAGNGLRRL, from the coding sequence TTGTCAAAAATTACCCATAAACTGGTTAAAAATGAGCAAAACATCGTGGTATTTGCCATTTTTAGCAGTATTTTTCTGTTTGGGCTGGCCGGATTGTCCGACATTTGGGATTTCTTCCATCATCCTCTGGTTGTCACGGGTGACTTAGCAATCTGGTGGACTTGGTTGAATCAGCACTGGCAGGAAAAACTCTACCAGTTTGCCAAATTCTTGCTGTCAACTTCAGCAATATTGGCATTGATATTGGCTTATTTACGCCAAAGCGGAGCCTATTTGGATGAACTGCGGGCCCGGTTGTTCCTGCGTAATCACACCATCATTGCCGGTATGAACCAGCGCAGCATCATTCTGGCCGCCGATCTGGCTCACCAGGGCCAGAGCGTGGTCATTATCACCCTGGACAGCAAGTATGATGAGACTCTGGAAATCAGAAAAACCGGCGTTTGTGTATTACAGGGCGATGCCACCAATCCCGCCGTGTTGCGCAGTGCCGGTTTTCAGCATGCCCGAAATTTTGTCTGCATCACCAATCAGGATGATATCAATATTGCCATGCTGGAAGCGGCCAGAATCTTGCTGGATCAGCATGCTGCCACTCAGAAACCCACCTGTTTTTGCCATATCCAGAGTCCGCTGTTGCGTAATCATCTGGAGCAGTTAACCATCATGGGCGCTCAGGGTGCAGGTCACCGCTTCCGGTTGTTTAGTATTGAAGAAAACACAGCCAGTGAACTGTTGCGCCGTTTTCCGCCGGAGCGGCATTTAGCGCTTGAACAACAGGCAGAAGGTGTTCATGTGGCTTTCTTGGGTCGAACTGAACTGGCTTTTATGCTGGCTCTGCAAATGGCGCAATCCTGCCATTACTGGCGCGCAGATTATCAGGCGCAAACCATGCCCCGAGCGCGCTTGACTATTATCAGTCCCGATGCTGAGAAATTATTAACCAGCATACGCCAACTCTGTCCGGCTATCGATAATGTATTGATTATTGAAGCCGTCACGGAAGCGCCTGATGACTACAGTATCTTATCCGCCTGGATCAATACCCAGGGTAAACAGCTTAGCCAGTTTTATGTGGGTTTGGCTGATGAAATAACCACCTTGGCAAGCGCTGGGCAAGTACTCAAACTATTGAAAAACCAAGGGCTGGATAAGCCCGGCAAAGTCGTTGCCGTTATGCCTTTGCGCCCGCATCCAATCAAACCCCGCTTCTGGGGAGTCGATGCCAATCTGGCAGTGCTGGAAACCCTGAAAAGTTGTCAAAGCGATGTCTTGCTTTCCGGTGTAAACGATACGCTGGCGCAAATTGCCCATCAGGATTATTTGGATCAGGCATTGCGTAACGGAAAACAGCTAGGGGAGCGGCCGGCATTGGCCGCTTGGGATGATTTGAATGAGTTTTTGCGAGCCGGCACCCGTCAGCAAATCGCCCATATCAATATTAAATTGCGAGCCTTGGGCTGGGGACTGGTAAAACAACATGCCGTAGACCGGGATCAGTTTTTAGCGGCAATTTCCGCTGAACAACTGGAACAAATTGCCGAAATGGAACATAGGCGCTGGTGGGCGTTTCATCTGATCCATGGTTGGACATATGCGCCTAAACGCGATGACAGCAATTTGCACCACGACTGTCTGCTTCCATATCAGCAACTTAGCGAGCATGTTAAACAGTATGACCGGTCAACTGTGCAAAACATTCCGGAACTGTGTCGTAAAGCCGGTAATGGGTTACGCAGATTATAG
- a CDS encoding phosphoglycerate kinase: MSVKKMVDLDLAGKRVLIRQDLNVPVKDGKVTSDLRIQASVPTVKAALAGGAAVILLSHLGRPTEGVYDEESSLKPVAERYTELLGQTVRLEKDWLDGVTIQPGEVVLCENVRFNKGEKKNSPELGQKLAALCDIFVMDAFGTAHRAEASTHSVAQYAPIAAAGPLLAAELDALGKALEHPDHPLVAIVGGSKVSTKLTVLESLSSKVDQLIVGGGIANTFIAAAGYPVGKSLYEADLLDEAKRLIAAAKERGADIPIPVDVVTAKEFSESAIATVKNVADVAEDDLILDIGPQTAQQYAAILQKAGTIVWNGPVGVFEIDQFGEGTKAVALAIAESPAFSIAGGGDTLAAIDKYGIADQVSYTSTGGGAFLEFLEGKELPAVAILTARA; the protein is encoded by the coding sequence ATGTCTGTAAAAAAAATGGTCGATCTGGATTTGGCAGGTAAGCGGGTATTGATCCGCCAGGATTTGAATGTACCGGTTAAAGACGGCAAAGTTACTAGTGATTTACGTATCCAGGCCAGTGTGCCCACTGTTAAAGCGGCTTTGGCCGGCGGTGCAGCGGTGATTTTGTTGTCGCATCTGGGTCGTCCTACCGAGGGTGTCTATGATGAAGAATCCAGCCTGAAGCCGGTAGCAGAACGCTATACCGAGTTACTGGGGCAAACTGTGCGCCTGGAAAAAGATTGGCTGGATGGCGTGACTATCCAGCCTGGTGAAGTGGTGTTGTGCGAAAACGTGCGGTTTAATAAAGGCGAGAAGAAAAACAGTCCGGAACTGGGCCAAAAACTGGCGGCTTTGTGCGATATTTTTGTGATGGATGCCTTTGGTACTGCGCATCGCGCCGAAGCCTCCACCCATAGCGTGGCGCAATATGCGCCGATTGCTGCAGCCGGCCCCTTGCTGGCAGCAGAACTGGACGCCCTGGGCAAAGCGCTGGAACATCCTGATCACCCTTTGGTGGCGATCGTGGGCGGCTCCAAAGTATCCACCAAACTCACGGTTCTGGAATCTTTGTCCAGCAAGGTTGACCAGTTAATCGTCGGCGGCGGGATAGCTAATACTTTTATTGCTGCTGCAGGTTATCCAGTGGGCAAATCTTTGTATGAAGCCGACCTGCTTGACGAAGCCAAACGTTTGATTGCCGCCGCCAAGGAACGCGGCGCGGATATTCCGATTCCTGTGGATGTGGTTACCGCCAAGGAATTTTCCGAATCAGCAATTGCAACGGTGAAAAATGTCGCCGATGTGGCAGAAGATGATCTGATTCTGGACATAGGACCGCAAACCGCCCAACAATACGCGGCAATTCTGCAAAAAGCCGGCACTATCGTCTGGAATGGTCCGGTAGGCGTATTTGAAATTGATCAGTTTGGTGAAGGCACCAAAGCCGTTGCTCTGGCTATTGCCGAAAGCCCGGCGTTTTCCATAGCCGGCGGTGGTGACACTCTGGCTGCCATCGACAAATACGGTATTGCTGACCAAGTGTCTTATACTTCTACTGGTGGCGGGGCGTTTCTGGAGTTTCTGGAAGGCAAGGAATTGCCGGCAGTGGCTATACTGACTGCGCGAGCTTAA
- a CDS encoding ATPase — protein sequence MKMTPQEFLDWESKSITLLAMSGAGKTTLSNKLPKHKWFHYSGDYRIGTKYLEEPILDNIKQQAMGVPFLRDLLKSDSIYICSNITVDNLAPVSSFLGKIGNPAYGGLSLPEFKRRQALHHQAEIAAMLDVPEFIHKAESIYGYKHFINDAGGSVCELDSLEVLENLAAHTLIIYIKIPESMEQIIINRAKLDPKPLYYRPGFVDEKLAEFMKLHDYQSTDQIIPDAFVSWVFPELFRSRLPRYEAIAKQYGYTVSAEDTAKINTEADFINLIAAAIAQQQE from the coding sequence ATGAAGATGACTCCGCAAGAATTCCTGGACTGGGAATCCAAAAGTATTACTTTGCTGGCCATGTCCGGCGCCGGCAAGACCACGCTTTCCAATAAATTGCCTAAACACAAATGGTTTCATTATTCCGGTGACTACCGGATCGGTACCAAATATCTGGAAGAGCCTATTCTGGACAATATTAAACAACAGGCCATGGGGGTACCGTTTTTACGCGATTTGCTGAAATCGGACTCTATCTATATTTGCAGTAATATCACGGTCGACAATCTGGCTCCGGTGTCCAGTTTTCTGGGCAAGATCGGCAACCCGGCCTATGGCGGTTTATCACTGCCTGAGTTCAAACGCCGTCAGGCTTTGCACCATCAGGCCGAAATTGCGGCAATGCTGGATGTCCCGGAGTTTATCCACAAAGCGGAAAGCATTTACGGCTATAAACATTTTATTAATGATGCCGGAGGCAGCGTTTGTGAGCTGGACAGTCTGGAAGTGCTGGAAAATTTGGCCGCCCATACGCTGATCATTTATATCAAGATCCCGGAGTCTATGGAACAAATCATTATTAATCGGGCCAAACTGGACCCTAAGCCGCTTTATTATCGCCCAGGCTTTGTCGATGAAAAACTGGCTGAATTCATGAAATTGCATGACTACCAATCGACAGACCAAATTATTCCCGACGCTTTTGTCAGTTGGGTATTTCCAGAATTGTTTCGCTCCCGGTTACCGCGTTACGAGGCGATAGCCAAACAATACGGTTATACTGTAAGTGCTGAAGACACGGCTAAAATCAATACCGAGGCTGATTTCATCAATCTGATCGCTGCCGCCATAGCTCAACAACAAGAATAA
- the metA gene encoding homoserine O-succinyltransferase MetA, with protein sequence MPLVAHTDLPTFRRLLEEGEEILTPVRAHQQSIRELHIGLLNIMPDAALQATERQFFRLVGACNQIAQFHVHPFTIEGLPRSPEAQLHIDSYYESFDQIKADGLDALIISGANVTKAHLQEEVFWQPLTEVFAWARENVTSILCSCLASHALIQYCYGIERTRLPSKCWGVFSHKVVDRKHPLMAEINTRFDVPHSRYNEIFRCDMEKQGLKVLVASAEAGVHLAVSADGFRIVFFQGHPEYDDISLLKEYKREVMRFYRGECEDYPPYPEHYFDVEVQQILSQYREHVQAAKKNATPLLPMPEHLIIDRLDITWRDSAKAVFNNWLGKVYQLTNEDRQIPFMDGINPDNPLGL encoded by the coding sequence ATGCCTTTAGTTGCCCATACCGACTTGCCGACGTTTCGGCGTCTGCTGGAGGAGGGTGAGGAGATACTGACTCCGGTTCGCGCTCACCAGCAATCCATACGAGAATTACACATTGGTTTACTTAACATCATGCCTGATGCCGCTCTGCAAGCCACCGAAAGACAATTCTTTCGTTTGGTTGGCGCTTGCAATCAGATTGCCCAGTTTCATGTTCATCCATTTACCATAGAAGGCTTACCCAGAAGCCCGGAAGCACAGTTACACATTGACAGTTATTACGAAAGCTTTGACCAAATTAAGGCTGACGGCCTGGATGCCCTGATTATCAGTGGTGCCAATGTTACCAAGGCACACCTGCAGGAGGAGGTGTTTTGGCAGCCATTAACTGAAGTTTTTGCCTGGGCCAGAGAAAATGTGACATCCATACTTTGTTCCTGTCTGGCTAGCCATGCCCTGATCCAGTATTGTTACGGTATTGAAAGAACCCGGCTGCCCAGTAAATGCTGGGGGGTTTTCAGCCATAAAGTCGTCGATAGAAAACATCCGCTGATGGCGGAAATCAATACCCGTTTTGATGTGCCGCATTCCCGCTATAACGAAATTTTTCGTTGCGATATGGAAAAACAGGGTTTGAAAGTGCTGGTGGCCAGCGCAGAGGCCGGCGTGCATTTGGCGGTCAGCGCTGACGGGTTTCGGATTGTGTTCTTTCAGGGCCATCCTGAATACGACGACATTAGTTTACTGAAAGAATATAAACGCGAAGTGATGCGTTTTTATCGGGGCGAATGTGAAGATTACCCGCCCTACCCCGAACATTATTTCGATGTTGAGGTGCAACAAATCCTCAGTCAGTACCGGGAGCATGTCCAGGCTGCCAAAAAAAACGCCACACCACTATTGCCTATGCCTGAACATTTAATCATAGACCGACTGGATATAACCTGGCGAGACTCAGCCAAAGCGGTATTCAATAATTGGTTGGGCAAGGTTTATCAGCTGACCAATGAGGATCGCCAGATTCCGTTTATGGACGGTATTAATCCCGATAATCCGCTGGGACTATAA
- a CDS encoding AMP-binding protein, translating to MLKRVLHRLLTLIFKVKVTGMENYQLAGQRVLIVANHSSFLDPLLLGVFLPDDITFAINTHIAQRWWLKPFLRLSKVFPMDPTHPLSLKALIHYLQTDTKTVIFPEGRITDTGSLMKVYDGPGMVADKTGAMILPIRINGAEYSHFSRLQGKVRLRWFPAISIHILPPTQIHTSNAATGKVRRQHSGQVLTNIMTEMMFSTSQYRQTIFSAVLEARTIHGGKHTIAEDLERAPLSYDALITRSIIVGRLIKSITQVNENVGVLLPNTCKTLNVVLGLQLYQRIPAMLNFSIGAAGMISACRTGQVRVVLSSRKFIELAGLQAEADTLATQVSLVYLEDLAAPLRSTDKLFGLLLAKTAHYWYRPQADQAEAAAVVLFTSGSEGEPKGVVLSHTNILANLKQVKARIDFTPQDVVLNYLPMFHSFGFTVGTLLPVLSGMTSFFYPSPLHYAVIPEIAYEIGATIMFGTNTFLAAYAKKAHPYDFYKMRYVVAGAEKLQESTRTTWLNKFGIRILEGYGATETAPVTSVNTPMDYKAGSVGRFMPDMLHQLEPVPGIENAGKLHVAGPNIMKGYLLPNNPGVLVPPCSAAYGEGWYDTGDIVHVDEDGFIFIKGRSKRFAKISGEMVSLAAAEQLAILAWPDSQHAVVSLPDPKKGEQLVLLTTEASASAKTLADASPGVTAITLPRKVFVVDKLPALATGKTDYAAAQTLALSLVEANF from the coding sequence ATGTTAAAGCGCGTGCTACACCGGCTGCTGACCTTGATATTTAAGGTTAAAGTCACTGGAATGGAGAACTATCAGTTAGCCGGTCAACGGGTCTTGATCGTGGCTAATCACAGCTCTTTCCTGGATCCGTTGCTGCTGGGTGTGTTTCTGCCGGACGACATCACTTTTGCGATTAATACCCATATTGCCCAACGCTGGTGGCTAAAGCCGTTTTTACGGCTATCTAAAGTGTTTCCGATGGATCCCACTCATCCGCTTTCCCTGAAAGCGCTGATACATTATTTGCAAACCGATACCAAAACCGTCATTTTTCCGGAAGGCCGCATCACTGATACCGGCTCCTTGATGAAGGTTTATGATGGTCCCGGCATGGTAGCAGACAAAACCGGTGCGATGATTTTGCCTATCCGCATTAACGGTGCCGAATACAGTCATTTCTCTCGCCTGCAAGGTAAGGTGCGCTTACGCTGGTTTCCGGCAATCAGTATCCATATCTTACCGCCCACGCAAATTCACACCAGTAATGCCGCCACAGGTAAGGTGCGTCGTCAGCATAGCGGTCAGGTGCTTACCAACATTATGACCGAAATGATGTTCAGTACCAGCCAATACCGGCAAACCATATTTTCGGCTGTGCTGGAAGCCCGCACCATTCACGGTGGCAAGCACACTATTGCCGAAGATCTGGAACGGGCGCCTTTGAGTTACGATGCCCTGATTACCCGCAGTATTATTGTCGGCAGGCTGATTAAATCCATCACTCAGGTTAACGAGAACGTGGGGGTGCTGCTGCCCAACACCTGTAAAACCCTCAATGTAGTGCTGGGCTTGCAATTGTATCAACGCATCCCGGCCATGCTGAATTTTTCCATTGGTGCAGCAGGTATGATATCTGCCTGCCGTACCGGTCAGGTACGGGTCGTGTTAAGCTCACGGAAATTCATTGAGCTGGCCGGCCTGCAAGCGGAAGCCGATACGCTGGCGACTCAAGTCAGCTTGGTGTATCTGGAAGATTTGGCAGCGCCATTGCGCAGCACAGACAAACTATTTGGCCTGTTGCTGGCTAAAACCGCCCATTACTGGTACCGCCCGCAAGCCGATCAGGCTGAAGCTGCGGCGGTAGTACTGTTCACCTCCGGCTCTGAAGGGGAACCCAAAGGGGTGGTGTTATCCCACACCAATATCCTGGCGAATCTGAAACAGGTTAAAGCTCGGATTGATTTTACCCCGCAAGACGTGGTTCTGAATTATTTACCGATGTTTCATTCATTCGGCTTTACGGTAGGTACTTTGCTGCCGGTACTGAGCGGGATGACCAGTTTCTTTTATCCCTCGCCCTTACATTATGCGGTAATACCGGAAATAGCCTATGAAATTGGTGCGACCATTATGTTTGGCACTAATACCTTTCTGGCCGCCTATGCCAAAAAAGCTCACCCTTATGATTTTTACAAAATGCGTTATGTGGTGGCGGGTGCCGAAAAACTGCAGGAAAGCACCCGTACTACTTGGTTGAACAAATTTGGTATCAGAATTTTGGAAGGTTATGGCGCCACTGAAACGGCACCGGTGACTTCGGTAAACACGCCCATGGATTACAAAGCCGGCAGCGTGGGGCGGTTTATGCCCGATATGTTGCACCAACTGGAGCCGGTACCGGGTATAGAAAACGCAGGTAAACTGCATGTAGCCGGCCCGAATATCATGAAAGGCTATTTGCTGCCGAATAATCCCGGGGTATTGGTTCCACCCTGTTCAGCAGCTTATGGTGAGGGTTGGTACGATACCGGGGATATCGTGCATGTTGATGAGGACGGCTTTATTTTCATTAAAGGCCGCAGTAAACGCTTTGCCAAAATCAGCGGTGAAATGGTATCGCTGGCTGCTGCTGAGCAATTGGCAATCCTGGCCTGGCCCGATAGCCAGCATGCGGTGGTAAGTCTGCCGGATCCCAAAAAAGGTGAACAACTGGTATTGTTGACCACTGAAGCCTCGGCCAGCGCCAAAACCTTGGCTGATGCCTCACCGGGCGTAACGGCCATTACCCTGCCTAGAAAGGTGTTTGTAGTGGATAAACTGCCGGCATTGGCAACCGGTAAGACCGATTATGCCGCGGCACAGACTTTGGCGCTCAGTCTGGTTGAAGCCAATTTTTGA